GAGGATAGCGGGAAGAAAACCAAAGTAGCGCTTATTTATGATAGAGTGTTTAGGTAGTAGCCGGCGTGAGGATTCTTGAAAATCCAGTTGTTTTGGATTTAGTATCTAAAATCAACTGAATTTAACTTACCTATAGTTGCCAGCTAAATACATCACTCTCCAAAGTTTAAGATGTACTCGGGGTTCTCTCTAAGTCCTCGTTCAATTTCTTCTTCGTATGTCTCTTCCCACACTTCCATGTCATAGACCGCAAACGTGAACCTGTTGCCGGGAATGATTCTGTCTGGCCGCTCACCCGAGTCCTTTATGCAAAGGCAATGAGCAAGCTTGCCTTCGATACTCTCAACTTCAATTTCAGTACCGGAAGAAAGGTAGGCAGAGGGCAGAGAGATAGACATGGGCGCATGGTGCCCTCGGGTTCCAGACCTTCCCGCTTAAGCTGGACTTCCTTCCGAGCGCGTGAATGCGCGCTGATGCAAATAGGCACTAAAAGCTTTTCACCGATTGATACAGGCATGATGAGAACTCCTTTTGGAAGGGCACTCTACCTCAAGATTCGGTTGAGAACAAAAAAGAAACATCTGTTGGTAATCTGTTGGCGATTTCAGACAAAAAGTCCCGGAACTCCGGTGAAACCACCCAAAACAGCCACGCTTTGTTCCCATTTAGACAACAAAAAACCCGCCGAGGTGGCGGGCTGTTTTGTCTTAACTATCAAATAGTTAAGTGGCGGAGGGGGTGAGATTCCTCATGAAATTACACTCGTAACACCAATGTCAATATAATGCTTTAACAACAGTATGTTATATGATTGCGCCTCTGATATAAAACTCTCGAGACTTACAAATGTTATGTATTTTGTTATGTAGTAATTGTAGGCGAACTAGGATACGCCACAACATCTCAAATCAACAATACTGAGTATGAGACGACTCGCAAACTGCCCAATAATAACATCGCTTGCCCTTCCGATTGGGAGATTATCTATTTTTCGTTTGACACTAGCTCCCTTTCTTACATAACATTTTGCATAACAAACTACATAACGATCATGTGGGATGGGTTGGAAAATGAGCTTCACATTAAGCCGCGGCGTCTACTATTTTGTGAAGCGTGTTCCCAAGCGCTATGCTTCGGTTGAACCGCGATCACGTATCCAGCTCTCTCTTAAAACTCGAAGCCCAGACGTTGCGAAAAAGAAAGCTATTGTCGTGGAGGAGCGGCTCTTCGCTTATTGGGAAGCTCTTTTGGTGAGCAACGATACGCTGGCGCAATCTCATTATGACGCTGCTCTGAATTTTGCAGCTGCGCACGGTTTTACCTATCTATCCGTTGAGGAGATGGTGGAACAGCCTGTCACAAGATTGCTCAGTCGTGTTGAGGCGGTGCCGGAATATGGTTTAACCAAGGCAAACTCTGCTGCTGTGGTGGGCTTGCTCGGAGGTGCTGAAAAGCCGGCGCTGAAAATCTCAAAGGTCTTTGAGGAATATCTGGATCTCACTCCTGATTTGCGCGTTGGTATGAGTGATGATCAGGTGCGCAAATGGAAAAATCCAAAGCTAAAGGCGATCAATAATTTCATAGCGGTGGTTGGCGATAAGAACATTCGTGAGATTACTCGGGATGATGGTTTGAGGCTTCGTCAATGGTGGATGGATCGAACACTTGATGAGGAGATCAAGCCCGGAACCGCGAACAAGGACTTCACTCACCTGTCTAAGATCTTCTCAACTTGGTGCGACCTGAAGCATGAGAAACTAGAGAATCCATTCTTGCGATTGCGGTTGGCGGAAAATGACCTGCAGGCTAACCGGCCTTCATTCTCGCGGGACTGGACGCAAACAAAACTGCTTGCGCCTAACGCGTTTGGTTCAACCAACGAAGAAGCTGTTCTGATTTTCAAGGTGCTGATCAATACCGGCCTGAGACCTTCAGAACTTGTGGGGGCTAAGCTTGAACATTTTATGCTTGATCATGAGGTTCCACACGTCAAGATCGAAGAATATAGGGATGGTCCGGTTCGGCGGAAACTCAAAACCAAGTGGTCAGCACGCGAGGTTCCTCTCGTTGGAGTATCTTTAGAGGCGGCGCAGCGGCTGGTCGATATTGGTGGTGTGAAGAACTACTATCTCAAAGCAGATAGGTGGAGCGCTACCATCAATAAAGAGATGTTGGAACATAAGCTCAAGGAATCGGATCGTCATACCGCGTACTCGCTGCGGCATTCCTTTGAGGATAACATGCTTGAGGCTGGCGTTGATCATCGCTTACGGGTTGAGCTGATGGGGCACTCTTATGAAAGACCCAAGTATGGAGAGGGTGGCAGCTTGGAGCTGAAGCAAAAAGCAATAGAGAGTTTTGCTTTTTATTCGCCAGCCGCAATTCTTAGAGCCAACTGAAGGTCGTCTTCTTTCTCTTGGAACTCCTCAATCTCTTTTTTAAAGCGCTGGAACAACGGCAAGTATTGTTCATTGCCTGCAGCAATGATGATTGCCAGCTTCTTTTGGGCTGCGAGGAGGCGCTCCAGTGTCACCTCCTTTTGCTCATCGGATTGAGGGAGAAGGTGTGAGACTGAAGTCGCTTTAGGTGCCGTTCTCTTACGGCGTGGGGCGACGTCCATTGGATGTGTTCCTGTACGATTTTACTGGTGTCAGTTGGTCTGGTTACAGATTGGGCATGAGATACCGCGCTTGCCGTAGGTGACAGTTGGACAATCAACCCAACCAGAGTCCCAATCGCATCTGCTGCACTCGAAGTGAGCAATCGGGGAACCATCTGGTGCGCTCCCAGCATCAATTACATGAGCCTTAAAAACTCGCGACTTGCTCTGCTTAGGTGGGAAGTCAAAAAGTGTTTCCTGCATGATTTTCACCTCTCAGGACTTAAGTCGAAATTGCGATTAGGAGCTTTTCAAGCAGGTTTGATGTGCGATCACGCAGGGCATCCGGCATGTGCTCATTGACCTGCTTTGCTAGGCCACTGGGGGCATTAACTGCTATGGCGCTGAGTACCTCTGCCAAAGCTTCGGGTTTGGAGGTTAAACTGATGCCGATATGAATGGGATTGACGTCTGTTTCCAGTCTCATGGTGTGCTCCTGTTTTCGCCAAAGAGAGTGAAGGGCAGAGGAGCTGTTACAATCCAGAGATGATACATGTTTGCTCCGTCAACGATCTCTCCCTTGGGTGGATAGACCTCTACAGCGGTGGCCTCTGGTCCGGCGAGTTCATCCTTGATGCGTTGCATTTCAGGCCAGGATGGGCGGATACCTGAAAGAGACGTTATTGCAAGATGACGAACGCCAGTTGCGAGGGTTCGGTCGAGTACGCTGAAGACCTTGTTTTTGTGAGCCTGAGCAAAGTCGGCTGCCCAGCTGCGGCCTATTGAGCCCTTTTGGAATTCAATAAGTTCCCATGCTCCCCACCTTCCAACCTTTCGATTGGTTCTCTCGTGTTTGAGGATCCGGGTTTGCTCATTTCTGGAAAGGCTGGATGCAGATAAGGCATTTGTCATTATGAAGCGTCCTTTACTGCACCGGACTGGTAAGCCAGCACAACTGCGGCGGCATCCCATGCGAGGTTGATTTGCTCAGTGTTTGAAAGGTCTTCAAAAGCTTGCTCAGGGTTTGAGCGAACGAGTTGCCAGTACACTCTTGCAGCGGGTTTTAGAGCTTTTGGGTCTAGCTCTTCAATGTCCAGCGACCCTTTGCCATTACAGCGTTCGCAGGAGCTAATAGATAAACCCCAGTGGTCTGTTGTGCCGTATCCGTTACAGGAGATGCAGTTCATTCCTCGCCCTCCTGTTGCAGGGAGCTGCCGTATCGCACTGGCTGGTTACCAAGCAGGCAGATTTGCCACATCCTCATCAGGTTCACGCAGCAGATCAGCGGCAAGAAGACTGGGTTATAGGGCATTGCTTACCTCACGTGGTCTGGTGCGGCATGATGTGGGTTGAGAGAGGTTATTTTCCTTGCAATGATCCTTGATTGCGCCTCGGACACATGGTTCTGAATATTGCGTGTGGATTGCAATTGTGGGCACAGACCAGCCAAGCTTGCTTGCCAGTTCATAGAAGAGCTGTTTGCGTGCTGATATTGCTGCCGGGATGTTGCAATGCGTCCTGAAGATTGCATCGAGCGATGCTCCGTTTT
The window above is part of the Pseudovibrio sp. Tun.PSC04-5.I4 genome. Proteins encoded here:
- a CDS encoding tyrosine-type recombinase/integrase, with the translated sequence MSFTLSRGVYYFVKRVPKRYASVEPRSRIQLSLKTRSPDVAKKKAIVVEERLFAYWEALLVSNDTLAQSHYDAALNFAAAHGFTYLSVEEMVEQPVTRLLSRVEAVPEYGLTKANSAAVVGLLGGAEKPALKISKVFEEYLDLTPDLRVGMSDDQVRKWKNPKLKAINNFIAVVGDKNIREITRDDGLRLRQWWMDRTLDEEIKPGTANKDFTHLSKIFSTWCDLKHEKLENPFLRLRLAENDLQANRPSFSRDWTQTKLLAPNAFGSTNEEAVLIFKVLINTGLRPSELVGAKLEHFMLDHEVPHVKIEEYRDGPVRRKLKTKWSAREVPLVGVSLEAAQRLVDIGGVKNYYLKADRWSATINKEMLEHKLKESDRHTAYSLRHSFEDNMLEAGVDHRLRVELMGHSYERPKYGEGGSLELKQKAIESFAFYSPAAILRAN